CCCCGCGGCCCTCTTCGACGTGCAAGTCAAGCGCATCCACGAGTATAAGCGCCAGCTCCTCAACATCCTGCACGTGATCCATCTCTACGACCGGATCAAGCGAGAGGATACTGCGGACTGGACCCCGCGCTGCGTCCTCATCGGCGGGAAGGCCGCTCCCGGCTACGTCATGGCAAAAACCATCATCAAGCTGATCAACAACGTCGCCGGGGTGATCAACGCCGACCCGGCGGTCGGCGACCGGCTCAAGGTCGTGTTTCTGCCCAATTATCGTGTCAGCGCCATGGAGATCATCGCCCCCGGGACCGACCTGTCCGAGCAGATCTCTACCGCCGGCAAGGAGGCCTCGGGAACCGGCAACATGAAATTCATGATGAACGGGGCGGTCACCATGGGCACCCTCGACGGCGCCAACATCGAAATTCGCGAGGAGGTGGGGGAGGAGAACTTCTTCCTCTTCGGTCTCACAGCCGAGGAGGTTGAGGAGACGCGCCGGCGCTACGATCCGGCGGCCTGCATCGAGGCGGACGAGGATTTCAAAAGAGTGATCCACCTGCTGACCTGCGGTCACTTCAACCAGGTGGAGCCGGGAATATTCGACCCGATCATCGCCTCGATCACCAGCCCGCACGATCCCTGGTTCACCGCTGCCGATTTCACCAGTTATGTCGCCGCCCAACGCCGGGCCGCCGACGCCTTCCGCGACCAGGAAGTATGGACGCGGATGAGCATCCACAACACAGCGGCCAGCGGCCGTTTTTCCACCGACCGGACCATGCAGGAGTACAATTCCGAAATCTGGCGTCTGGAACCGGTGCCGGCGTTTTCGGTTGAAGAGGCGTTTTAAACCGTCTCACGAATTCGGGGCTGAGTTCCGTGCGAATTTTCGGCAAGGGGAAAGGATGTTGATGGATACCTCGGTTTTCAAGGACACCCTGGATAACCTGCTCAAGGCCTGGCAGGGGATCGCCGGTGGTACCCGCGATAACGAACGGCCTCCGGCGGTGGCGCCCCATCTTCCCGAGGACGATGCAAAGCGGGTTCGCAAGCTGATCCGGACCTGCCTGGAAGCCCGTGGCGGCGAGGTGTCGTCCCGAAGACGGGCCGCCGCCCTCGGCCAGATGTATCTAACCCTCGACGACGAAGGACGGCGACGTTTTCTGGAGCTGCTCGCCCGGGACTTTGCCGTTGACCGCAAGGAAGTCCGGCAGGCGGCTCTGGAGCTGCGCGGGGCGGACGGCGAGGAAGAATGCCTGGCGGCGGAAGAGAAGCTGCGCGAAA
The genomic region above belongs to Desulfuromonas sp. TF and contains:
- a CDS encoding glycogen/starch/alpha-glucan phosphorylase, which encodes AAENITMVLYPNDISESGKELRLRQQYFLASASLQDVIARWIGTDGHEFSTFAEENCFQLNDTHPSCAVPELMRLLMDEHGLVWDQAWEITSRTMAYTNHTLLPEALEKWPVRLFRHMLPRLLEIIYEINARFLAEVARRWPGDIERQRRMSLIEEGPDPMVRMAYLAIVGSFSVNGVAALHSRLLTEGLFHDFYELWPEKFNNKTNGVTPRRWLAWCNPGLRALINENIGDGWTSDLSRLTELAPLARDADFRARWREVKLENKKRLAEMVEAETGVRFDPAALFDVQVKRIHEYKRQLLNILHVIHLYDRIKREDTADWTPRCVLIGGKAAPGYVMAKTIIKLINNVAGVINADPAVGDRLKVVFLPNYRVSAMEIIAPGTDLSEQISTAGKEASGTGNMKFMMNGAVTMGTLDGANIEIREEVGEENFFLFGLTAEEVEETRRRYDPAACIEADEDFKRVIHLLTCGHFNQVEPGIFDPIIASITSPHDPWFTAADFTSYVAAQRRAADAFRDQEVWTRMSIHNTAASGRFSTDRTMQEYNSEIWRLEPVPAFSVEEAF